AGAGGTGGAATTAAACACCACCACAGTTACATACAGTGTCTCATTGACGGAGTTGCTGGTAGCGTAGCAGGTGTAGACCCCTGAATCCTCTGCCTTCAGGGGCCCAATCTGGAGGCTGCCATCAGGACGCATCGCGGCAGTCTTGTGTGCTGAAGATACTGGGATGTCTCCAGGCAGCGCCCAGCTCTTCACCAAGTCCTTCTGCTTGGTGTCACAGTCCAGGACCAGGAACTGTTCCAGATAGGCTTCTTCATCCTTAATTCTGAACTTGCTGCAGTTCAAATAGACCTTATCCAGATCCAGCAAAACCAATTTCTCCTTCTGCAGGCCTGGTAACACACAAGTGTGGCTGCCCTTGAAGTCAGTGACAGAGCTGAGCTCCTTCAGGTGCCAGTGTGCCACCACGTTATACAGCTCACAGCTGCAGGGCAGAGGGTTGTTGTGGAAGTACAGGCCATTCTTGATCCAGGCGGGCAGAACCTGAAGCTCATGCAGGGGCAGGGTTTTGATTCGGTTGGACGACACATCAAGCAGTCTTAAAGTTTTCAGCCGGCTCTGCTCCTTTACCAGCTCCAAGGGGAAGCGTGAGATCTGGTTCTGGCTCAGGTAGAGCCTCTGCAGGCTGATGAGGCCAGAGAAGGCAGAGCGATCTATCTGAGAGATGCGGTTGTTATAAAGCAGCAGCACCTCCAGGTGCTCCAGTGGCTCAAAAATGACCTCGTCCAGCAGGCGCAGGCCATTGGAGGAAAGGTCCAGGTAACGAAGctttgtcacatacacaaatGCCTCAGAGGAGAGAAAGGTGAGGCCGTTGTGGCTGAGCAGCAGACTGTGTAGTCTGCTGAGCTTGTTGGGGGTCCACTCAGCAAGTAGCTTGGTGATTAAGTTGAAGCTGAGGTCCAGAACAGCTGTATATTGTGGAAGAGCAGTGGGAACATAGGTTAGATTCATTTTGGAACAGCTGATGATGTTGCTGGCGCACACACAGGTCTTGTGGCAGTCCAGAGGGCTTCCCATAAACTGTGCACTAACTCTCACTGTTGGCAACAATAAAGCCAGAGGTAGAACTgtaataaagctccttcttttGAACACTGCTCCAGTGGCACAGTGGGAAGTCCAGAGTGACCCCCCCATCATGTCAGGATTATAAACTGTAGGAGTCTGGGTGTCT
Above is a genomic segment from Micropterus dolomieu isolate WLL.071019.BEF.003 ecotype Adirondacks linkage group LG18, ASM2129224v1, whole genome shotgun sequence containing:
- the LOC123986764 gene encoding amphoterin-induced protein 1-like, with protein sequence MMGGSLWTSHCATGAVFKRRSFITVLPLALLLPTVRVSAQFMGSPLDCHKTCVCASNIISCSKMNLTYVPTALPQYTAVLDLSFNLITKLLAEWTPNKLSRLHSLLLSHNGLTFLSSEAFVYVTKLRYLDLSSNGLRLLDEVIFEPLEHLEVLLLYNNRISQIDRSAFSGLISLQRLYLSQNQISRFPLELVKEQSRLKTLRLLDVSSNRIKTLPLHELQVLPAWIKNGLYFHNNPLPCSCELYNVVAHWHLKELSSVTDFKGSHTCVLPGLQKEKLVLLDLDKVYLNCSKFRIKDEEAYLEQFLVLDCDTKQKDLVKSWALPGDIPVSSAHKTAAMRPDGSLQIGPLKAEDSGVYTCYATSNSVNETLYVTVVVFNSTSKNGLENLKTAYTTLIACMVSVVMVLIYLYLTPCRCACCPGQGPEKSDPGDSLHSSTVSISQAHEETGQERVEGGGFPYKHVAFLEHKDQVEQNGRLNPIGEEDEEWQGDNSERRRSDAESVSSACSDTPMVL